The following proteins come from a genomic window of Varunaivibrio sulfuroxidans:
- the dnaJ gene encoding molecular chaperone DnaJ — translation MAKEDYYQLLGLERGADDAEIKKAYRKLAMKYHPDRNPGDEAAELKFKAVNEAYEVLKDGDKRAAYDRFGHAAFEQGGMGGGGGGFAGGGAGFEGFGDIFEEMFGGFGAARGQQQSGRGSDIRYNMTITLEDAFRGLQTKIRVPTSVPCASCSGSGAEGGSKPVTCTTCGGHGRVRSQSGFFTVERTCPSCDGQGKVIKDPCRACGGSGRVHKEKTLSVNIPAGVEDGTRIRLTGEGEAGLRGAPAGDLYIFLSLEPHRLFRREGANIHCRVPIAMTTAALGGSIEVPTVDGALARLNVPEGTQPGQQFRLKGKGMSVLRSAARGDMFVRVDVETPVKLNKKQKDLLKEFANATSGETHSPQSHGFFDKVKDLWEDLKD, via the coding sequence ATGGCGAAGGAAGATTATTATCAGCTGCTGGGCTTGGAACGCGGCGCCGACGACGCCGAGATCAAGAAGGCGTATCGCAAACTGGCGATGAAGTATCACCCCGATCGCAATCCGGGAGATGAGGCCGCCGAGCTGAAATTCAAAGCGGTCAACGAGGCCTACGAGGTCCTGAAAGACGGCGACAAGCGCGCCGCTTACGATCGTTTCGGCCATGCCGCCTTCGAGCAGGGCGGCATGGGCGGCGGCGGCGGCGGTTTCGCCGGTGGCGGTGCGGGCTTCGAAGGCTTCGGCGATATTTTCGAAGAAATGTTTGGCGGTTTCGGCGCAGCGCGCGGCCAGCAACAGTCGGGGCGCGGCTCCGATATCCGCTATAATATGACGATTACTCTGGAGGACGCCTTTCGCGGCCTGCAGACTAAGATTCGCGTCCCGACGTCGGTGCCCTGCGCGAGTTGTTCGGGCTCGGGCGCCGAGGGGGGCAGCAAGCCGGTCACCTGCACGACCTGCGGCGGACATGGTCGGGTGCGCTCGCAATCGGGCTTTTTTACCGTCGAGCGGACCTGCCCGTCGTGCGACGGCCAGGGCAAGGTGATCAAGGATCCGTGCCGCGCCTGCGGTGGATCGGGGCGCGTGCACAAGGAAAAAACGCTATCGGTCAACATCCCCGCCGGGGTCGAGGACGGCACCCGGATCCGGTTGACCGGCGAGGGCGAGGCCGGTCTGCGCGGCGCGCCGGCAGGCGATCTGTATATCTTTTTGAGCCTGGAGCCGCACCGTCTGTTCCGCCGCGAGGGCGCGAACATTCATTGCCGGGTGCCGATTGCGATGACCACCGCCGCCCTGGGGGGATCTATCGAGGTGCCGACCGTGGACGGCGCGCTGGCGCGCTTGAACGTTCCCGAGGGCACTCAGCCGGGTCAACAGTTCCGTCTCAAGGGCAAGGGTATGAGTGTGTTGCGTTCGGCGGCGCGCGGCGACATGTTCGTGCGCGTCGATGTGGAAACGCCGGTGAAACTGAATAAAAAGCAAAAGGACCTGCTCAAGGAATTCGCCAATGCGACGTCGGGCGAAACCCACAGTCCGCAATCCCACGGTTTCTTCGACAAGGTCAAGGACCTGTGGGAAGATCTCAAGGATTGA
- the typA gene encoding translational GTPase TypA: MDIRNIAIIAHVDHGKTTLVDVLLRQSGSFRENQQVAERAMDSGELERERGITILAKPTSVEWKGTRINIVDTPGHADFGGEVERILSMVDGVLLLVDAAEGAMPQTKFVTAKALKLGLRPIVVVNKVDKPEQRAYEVQDEVFDLFSALDANDQQLDFPTLFASAKNGWAAAEPEGPRDNMDVIFETILSHVPAPTIDEDSPFSMLAVTLESDPFLGRILTGRVATGIAKPNTTVKVLNREGKLVEQGRISKLLAFRGLERVPADEVRSGDLVAIAGLTKATVADTLCDPQIETPLHAQPVDPPTLAMTFSVNDSPLAGTEGTKVTSRMIRDRLFSEAEGNVALRVTEAENKDAFEVAGRGELQLGVLIEQMRREGFELTISRPRVLIHEDPESGQKTEPLEEVTVDVDEEYSGIVVEALSLRKGQMKEMRPSGGGKVRLIFHVPSRGMIGYYGEFLTETRGTGIMARVFHDYVPHVGLLPGRRNGVLVSNAAGATVAYGLAGLEGRGPLFIGSGVKVYTGMIIGEHSRAGDLEVNPMKSKQLTNVRASGTDEAVRLTPPRRMSLEQSIAYIENDELVEVTPKNIRLRKRYLDPHERKRNARAEKA; encoded by the coding sequence ATGGATATACGCAATATCGCCATCATCGCCCACGTCGATCATGGCAAGACGACCCTGGTCGATGTCTTGTTGAGACAGTCGGGATCGTTCCGCGAAAACCAACAGGTCGCCGAACGGGCCATGGATTCGGGCGAGTTGGAGCGCGAGCGCGGCATCACCATTCTCGCCAAGCCGACCTCGGTGGAGTGGAAAGGCACCCGTATCAATATCGTCGATACCCCGGGCCACGCCGATTTCGGCGGCGAGGTGGAACGCATCCTGTCGATGGTCGATGGCGTCCTGTTGCTGGTCGATGCCGCCGAAGGCGCGATGCCGCAAACCAAATTCGTCACCGCCAAGGCGTTAAAACTCGGTTTGCGCCCGATCGTCGTGGTCAACAAGGTCGATAAGCCCGAACAGCGCGCCTACGAGGTCCAAGACGAAGTCTTCGATCTGTTCTCGGCGCTCGACGCCAACGACCAACAATTGGACTTTCCGACGCTTTTCGCCTCGGCCAAGAACGGTTGGGCGGCCGCCGAACCGGAAGGCCCCCGGGACAACATGGACGTCATCTTCGAAACCATCCTGAGCCACGTTCCGGCGCCGACGATCGACGAAGACAGTCCCTTTTCCATGCTGGCGGTAACCCTGGAATCCGATCCCTTCCTGGGCCGCATCCTGACCGGGCGGGTCGCTACCGGAATCGCCAAGCCCAACACCACGGTCAAAGTCCTCAACCGTGAGGGAAAATTGGTCGAACAGGGGCGGATATCCAAGCTGCTCGCCTTTCGCGGCCTGGAGCGGGTTCCCGCCGACGAGGTCCGCTCCGGCGATCTGGTCGCCATCGCGGGGCTGACCAAGGCCACCGTCGCCGACACCCTGTGCGACCCTCAGATCGAAACTCCGCTGCATGCCCAGCCGGTCGATCCGCCGACCCTGGCGATGACCTTCTCCGTCAACGACAGTCCGCTGGCGGGCACCGAAGGCACCAAGGTGACCTCGCGGATGATCCGCGACCGCCTGTTCTCCGAGGCCGAGGGCAACGTCGCCCTCAGGGTGACCGAAGCCGAAAACAAGGACGCCTTCGAAGTCGCCGGTCGCGGCGAACTGCAATTGGGCGTGCTGATCGAACAGATGCGCCGCGAGGGCTTCGAGCTGACCATATCGCGCCCCCGGGTGCTGATCCACGAGGACCCCGAAAGCGGCCAAAAAACCGAACCTCTGGAAGAAGTCACCGTCGATGTCGATGAAGAGTACTCCGGCATCGTGGTCGAGGCGCTGTCCCTGCGCAAGGGTCAGATGAAGGAAATGCGCCCGTCCGGCGGCGGCAAGGTGCGCCTGATTTTTCATGTGCCGTCGCGTGGCATGATCGGATATTACGGCGAATTTCTCACCGAAACTCGGGGCACCGGCATCATGGCGCGGGTCTTTCACGACTACGTGCCGCACGTCGGCCTCCTGCCGGGACGGCGCAACGGGGTGTTGGTGTCCAACGCGGCGGGCGCCACGGTGGCCTACGGGTTGGCCGGGCTGGAGGGCCGCGGACCGCTGTTCATCGGCTCGGGCGTCAAGGTCTATACCGGAATGATCATCGGCGAGCATTCACGCGCAGGCGATCTCGAAGTCAACCCGATGAAATCCAAGCAGCTGACCAACGTGCGCGCCTCGGGTACCGACGAGGCGGTGCGCTTGACGCCGCCCCGGCGGATGTCGCTCGAACAGTCGATCGCCTATATCGAAAACGACGAACTGGTCGAGGTGACGCCGAAAAACATCCGTCTGCGCAAGCGCTATCTCGATCCGCACGAACGCAAGCGCAACGCCCGCGCCGAAAAGGCCTAA
- the dapB gene encoding 4-hydroxy-tetrahydrodipicolinate reductase: MKIGIVGAAGRMGRMLVEVCLETEGADLIGGVDRADHPELGADLGALAGRGEIGAPLGADSEALFAAADVVIDFTFPEATARHGAMAAALGAALVVGTTGLDPDQQRAIDDAARRVAVLQAANYSLGVNLLQGLVAQTAAVLGPEFDIEIVEMHHRHKVDAPSGTALALGRSAAKGRGVDLDRVADKVRDGIVGPRQSGHIGFATLRGGDVVGDHSVIFAGDGERIELTHKASARTVFARGAVQGAMWCAAQRPGLYSMAHVLGFK, translated from the coding sequence ATGAAAATCGGAATCGTCGGCGCGGCGGGACGCATGGGCCGAATGCTGGTGGAAGTCTGCCTGGAAACCGAGGGGGCGGATTTAATCGGTGGCGTCGATCGCGCCGACCACCCCGAGTTGGGCGCCGACCTCGGCGCGCTGGCTGGGCGCGGTGAAATCGGCGCGCCTCTTGGCGCGGATAGCGAAGCCCTGTTCGCCGCCGCCGATGTGGTCATTGATTTTACCTTTCCCGAGGCGACGGCGCGCCATGGCGCCATGGCGGCGGCGCTGGGCGCGGCGCTCGTCGTCGGCACCACGGGTCTCGATCCCGACCAGCAGCGCGCCATCGACGATGCGGCGCGCCGGGTCGCGGTGCTCCAGGCGGCGAACTATTCGTTGGGCGTGAACCTACTGCAAGGCCTTGTCGCCCAAACGGCGGCGGTGTTGGGGCCGGAGTTCGATATTGAAATCGTCGAAATGCACCATCGCCATAAAGTCGATGCCCCCTCGGGCACGGCCCTGGCGCTGGGTCGCAGCGCGGCGAAGGGCCGGGGCGTCGATCTCGACCGGGTCGCGGATAAAGTGCGCGATGGCATCGTCGGCCCACGCCAAAGCGGCCATATCGGCTTCGCCACCTTGCGCGGCGGCGATGTGGTGGGCGATCACAGCGTGATTTTCGCCGGCGACGGCGAGCGTATCGAACTGACCCATAAGGCGAGCGCGCGCACCGTGTTCGCCCGTGGCGCGGTGCAGGGCGCGATGTGGTGCGCGGCTCAGCGGCCCGGCCTGTATTCGATGGCGCACGTTTTGGGTTTCAAGTAG
- the grpE gene encoding nucleotide exchange factor GrpE: protein MTTQKTEIPEDGNGETPPEAKHQDAARPEAAETTGDASAETIAKLEAEVAELKDKMLRALSDAENARRIAAREKADASKYAIANFARDMVGVGDNLRRALDSVGAEERAASEVLNNLCVGVEMTEREMLGAFERNAILRVASEGKPFDHNVHEALSQIPNPDVPEGTVVQEVRSGYTIAGRLLRPAQVLVATGGAKAAPAPHAESPADGQKAYPDVAPAKADEKGGKIDEEL from the coding sequence ATGACGACGCAAAAAACCGAGATCCCCGAAGACGGCAATGGCGAAACACCGCCCGAGGCGAAGCACCAGGACGCGGCGCGGCCCGAAGCCGCGGAAACCACGGGGGATGCATCCGCCGAAACCATCGCCAAACTCGAAGCGGAGGTGGCGGAGCTAAAAGATAAAATGTTGCGCGCCCTTTCCGACGCCGAAAACGCCCGGCGGATTGCGGCGCGTGAGAAGGCCGACGCCTCGAAATACGCGATCGCCAATTTCGCCCGCGACATGGTTGGCGTCGGCGATAATCTGCGCCGCGCCCTGGACAGCGTCGGCGCCGAGGAGCGCGCCGCCAGCGAGGTCCTTAATAATTTATGCGTTGGCGTTGAGATGACCGAACGGGAAATGCTCGGCGCTTTCGAACGCAACGCTATCTTAAGGGTCGCGTCCGAAGGTAAGCCGTTCGACCACAACGTCCACGAGGCGCTGTCGCAAATCCCCAACCCGGACGTCCCCGAGGGCACCGTGGTGCAGGAAGTGCGCAGCGGCTATACCATCGCCGGGCGCTTGTTGCGTCCGGCCCAGGTCCTGGTCGCCACCGGCGGGGCGAAGGCCGCGCCCGCGCCGCACGCAGAGAGCCCCGCGGACGGGCAAAAAGCCTATCCCGACGTCGCTCCCGCCAAAGCGGACGAAAAGGGTGGAAAAATTGATGAGGAACTGTAG
- the nth gene encoding endonuclease III yields MKRADINEFYSRLSAQNPEPKGELNWINPYTLLVAVVLSAQATDVGVNKATGPLFKKITTPAQMVALGEGRLKNFIKTIGLFNTKAKNVIKLSQILLDEHDGAVPTTREALEKLPGVGRKTANVVLNIAFGVPTIAVDTHIFRVSNRTGLAPGKTVLDVEKKLDKATPTRWKQHAHHWLILHGRYVCKARKPQCGTCAVNDLCAFKGKAIPI; encoded by the coding sequence ATGAAAAGAGCCGACATCAATGAATTTTATAGCAGATTAAGCGCACAAAACCCTGAGCCGAAAGGAGAGTTGAACTGGATCAATCCATACACCCTGCTGGTCGCCGTGGTCCTGTCGGCGCAGGCGACGGATGTCGGCGTCAACAAGGCTACCGGCCCGCTTTTTAAGAAAATCACGACACCCGCCCAGATGGTCGCCCTGGGCGAGGGTCGGCTTAAGAACTTCATCAAGACGATCGGACTGTTCAACACCAAGGCGAAGAACGTCATCAAGCTCAGTCAAATTTTGCTGGACGAGCATGACGGAGCCGTTCCCACCACGCGCGAGGCCCTGGAAAAATTACCCGGCGTCGGTCGGAAAACCGCCAATGTCGTGCTCAATATTGCGTTTGGCGTGCCGACGATTGCGGTTGACACGCATATTTTTCGGGTTTCCAACCGGACCGGCTTGGCTCCGGGAAAGACGGTGCTCGATGTTGAAAAAAAACTGGATAAGGCGACGCCCACCCGATGGAAGCAGCACGCTCACCACTGGCTTATTTTACACGGTCGCTATGTTTGTAAGGCGCGCAAGCCTCAATGCGGGACGTGCGCCGTCAATGACCTGTGCGCCTTTAAGGGCAAGGCGATTCCGATCTAA
- a CDS encoding EI24 domain-containing protein — MKAARHMIGAFYKGFEQLSDPKTRKVIWSSIAWSVLIFAALWGLAWTAIASSALFSLHWLDVLVDALGMLATLALTWFLFPAVVTAVGSLMLESVADAVEERHYPALDKPSGPPLSQLIMPALKFTAVSVGLNLLTLPFIVAAPPLFPFIYYALNGYLLSREYFELVAFRRIPPKAARALRLEHSKKLFAAGVIIAFLLTVPIVNLLAPAVATATFVHLFERWRAQSGATATPRF, encoded by the coding sequence ATGAAAGCCGCACGCCACATGATCGGTGCGTTCTACAAAGGGTTCGAGCAACTCTCCGACCCCAAGACCCGCAAAGTAATTTGGAGTTCTATCGCCTGGTCGGTGCTGATTTTCGCCGCCCTGTGGGGGCTTGCCTGGACGGCGATCGCCTCCAGCGCGCTTTTTTCCCTGCATTGGCTCGATGTTTTGGTTGACGCCCTGGGCATGTTGGCGACGCTGGCGCTAACGTGGTTCTTGTTTCCCGCCGTGGTCACGGCGGTGGGTTCGTTGATGCTGGAAAGCGTCGCCGACGCCGTCGAGGAACGTCATTACCCCGCCCTGGACAAGCCCAGCGGGCCGCCACTTTCCCAGCTCATCATGCCCGCCTTGAAATTCACCGCGGTCAGCGTCGGGCTCAATCTGTTGACGCTGCCGTTCATTGTCGCCGCGCCGCCGCTCTTTCCCTTCATCTATTACGCGCTCAACGGATACTTGTTGAGCCGGGAATATTTCGAATTGGTCGCCTTTCGCCGCATTCCCCCAAAGGCGGCGCGCGCTTTGCGCCTGGAACACAGCAAAAAATTATTCGCCGCGGGCGTGATCATCGCCTTCTTGCTGACGGTGCCGATCGTCAATTTGCTCGCCCCGGCGGTCGCCACCGCGACGTTCGTTCATTTGTTCGAACGCTGGCGCGCGCAAAGTGGCGCCACCGCTACACCACGGTTTTGA
- the dnaK gene encoding molecular chaperone DnaK, translating to MSKVIGIDLGTTNSCVAIMDGSEVKVIENAEGARTTPSMVAFTESGERLVGQSAKRQAVTNPGNTLYAIKRLIGRAFDDPITAKDKDMVPYAIVKGDSGDAWVEAQGKKYSPSQVSAFILQKMKETAESYLGQDVTQAVITVPAYFNDSQRQATKDAGKIAGLEVLRIINEPTAAALAYGLEKKGSGIVAVYDLGGGTFDVSILEIGDGVFEVKSTNGDTFLGGEDFDIKIVDYLADEFKKENGIDLRDDKLALQRLREAAEKAKIELSSTSQTEVNLPFITADQAGPKHLNIKMTRAKLESLVGDLIKRTVGPCKAALKDAGLKASEIDEVILVGGMTRMPKVIEVVKEFFGREPHKGVNPDEVVAIGAAIQGGVLKGDVKDVLLLDVTPLSLGIETLGGVFTRLIDRNTTIPTRKSQVFSTAEDNQTAVTIRVFQGEREMAADNKILGQFDLVGIPGAPRGMPQIEVTFDIDANGIVNVSAKDKATGKEQQIRIQASGGLGEDDIERMVKEAEEHAEEDKKRRELVDAKNHGESLMHSTEQNLKEHGDKVPAEDKAAIETASAALKEALEGDDAEDIKAKTEALTQAAMKLGEAMYKAQQEAGEDAAPEAGGEASASGDDDGVVDADFEEVDPNADKGAK from the coding sequence ATGAGCAAGGTTATCGGTATCGATCTTGGAACCACGAACTCCTGCGTCGCCATCATGGACGGTTCCGAAGTCAAGGTTATTGAAAATGCCGAAGGCGCGCGCACGACGCCGTCGATGGTCGCCTTCACCGAGTCGGGCGAACGTCTCGTCGGCCAGTCGGCCAAACGTCAGGCGGTGACCAATCCGGGCAACACGCTCTACGCCATCAAACGCCTGATCGGGCGTGCGTTCGATGATCCCATTACCGCCAAGGACAAGGACATGGTGCCCTACGCCATCGTCAAGGGCGATAGTGGCGACGCCTGGGTCGAGGCCCAGGGCAAAAAATATTCGCCCTCTCAGGTTTCGGCGTTCATTTTGCAAAAAATGAAGGAAACCGCGGAAAGCTATTTGGGTCAGGACGTCACCCAGGCGGTGATCACGGTGCCCGCGTATTTCAACGACAGCCAACGCCAGGCGACCAAGGACGCCGGCAAGATCGCCGGCCTCGAAGTGTTGCGCATCATCAACGAGCCGACCGCGGCGGCGTTGGCCTATGGGCTGGAGAAAAAAGGCAGTGGGATCGTCGCCGTATACGATCTGGGCGGCGGCACCTTCGACGTGTCGATCCTGGAGATCGGCGACGGCGTGTTCGAGGTCAAGTCAACCAATGGCGATACCTTCTTGGGCGGCGAGGATTTCGACATTAAAATCGTCGATTATTTGGCCGACGAGTTCAAAAAGGAAAACGGCATCGACCTGCGCGACGACAAGCTGGCGTTGCAGCGTCTGCGCGAGGCCGCGGAAAAGGCCAAGATCGAGCTAAGCTCGACCAGCCAGACCGAGGTCAACCTGCCGTTCATCACCGCCGATCAGGCGGGGCCTAAGCACCTCAACATCAAGATGACCCGCGCCAAGCTGGAAAGCCTGGTCGGCGACTTGATCAAGCGCACCGTCGGGCCGTGCAAGGCGGCGCTGAAAGACGCCGGTCTGAAGGCCTCGGAAATCGACGAAGTGATCTTGGTCGGTGGCATGACGCGCATGCCCAAGGTTATTGAGGTGGTCAAGGAATTCTTCGGCCGCGAGCCGCACAAGGGGGTCAACCCCGACGAGGTGGTGGCGATCGGCGCCGCCATTCAAGGCGGCGTGCTGAAGGGCGACGTCAAGGACGTCCTCTTGCTCGACGTGACGCCGCTGTCGCTCGGGATCGAAACCCTGGGCGGCGTCTTCACCCGCCTGATCGACCGCAACACCACGATTCCGACGCGCAAGTCGCAGGTCTTCTCGACCGCCGAGGACAACCAGACCGCGGTGACCATCCGCGTTTTCCAGGGCGAACGGGAAATGGCCGCCGACAACAAGATTCTCGGTCAGTTCGACCTCGTCGGAATTCCCGGCGCGCCGCGCGGCATGCCGCAGATCGAGGTGACGTTCGACATCGACGCCAACGGCATCGTCAACGTTTCCGCCAAGGATAAAGCCACCGGCAAGGAACAGCAGATTCGCATCCAAGCCTCGGGCGGTCTCGGCGAGGACGATATCGAACGCATGGTCAAGGAAGCCGAGGAGCACGCCGAAGAGGATAAAAAGCGTCGTGAATTGGTTGACGCCAAGAACCACGGCGAAAGCTTGATGCACTCCACCGAGCAGAATCTCAAGGAGCATGGCGACAAAGTCCCCGCCGAGGACAAGGCCGCCATCGAGACCGCCTCGGCGGCGCTTAAGGAGGCGCTTGAGGGTGATGACGCCGAGGATATCAAGGCGAAGACCGAGGCCCTGACCCAGGCGGCGATGAAGCTGGGCGAGGCGATGTACAAGGCGCAGCAGGAAGCCGGCGAAGATGCGGCTCCGGAAGCGGGCGGTGAAGCATCGGCCTCGGGGGATGATGACGGCGTCGTCGATGCCGATTTTGAAGAGGTCGATCCCAACGCCGATAAGGGCGCGAAGTAG
- a CDS encoding bactofilin family protein, whose protein sequence is MLIPGEVAITGEIVKCEKLIVEGEFRGTAMSARGLLVGERGVFQGEAAVDEAEIIGFFDGALTVREKLLIRAGGRVKGTVRYGRLSIENGGVLSGDTQPLDENGKT, encoded by the coding sequence TTGCTGATCCCCGGCGAGGTCGCCATCACCGGAGAGATCGTCAAATGCGAAAAATTAATCGTCGAGGGCGAGTTTCGCGGAACGGCGATGAGCGCCCGGGGCCTTCTTGTCGGCGAGCGCGGCGTTTTTCAGGGCGAGGCCGCGGTCGATGAGGCCGAGATTATCGGTTTTTTCGACGGCGCCCTGACAGTGCGCGAAAAACTGCTTATCCGCGCCGGCGGACGGGTCAAGGGCACCGTGCGTTACGGTCGCCTGTCCATCGAAAACGGCGGCGTGCTGAGTGGCGATACGCAGCCTCTCGACGAAAACGGCAAAACGTGA
- a CDS encoding adenylate/guanylate cyclase domain-containing protein, translating into MLLFIVILGVLVWLAFQQIAQKIYLEQAQARADLITETVENALPTQWKAFLANTATPSDLAALDKVFQEEALRRKLTSLRVFDPSGAVIYDSKGAKTPAHKTSAALSKIIAGGGASASHIDLPSGDHFELYVPHRDESGALLIVFELFEPASYSNELLIRTAVPAIAVPAILLLGLLWILRVLVLRAQGDIDRRTSAIAELSHRLETFVSSSALDAAKAAHGADGIASKNITCTLFHSDVRDFTSLAETNSPQDVVSFLNDLMTVQVEIVAKHGGDVDKMIGDALLVRFEGPERERRAISAARDILNEARLKRLARGVGVGIYSGEVISGAIGPRSRRDFTVIGDSVNIAARLCSNARKNELIVDTQTAARADIRDFGPPDKLAVKGRNEPLTVHRWTARQPDRPR; encoded by the coding sequence ATGCTTTTGTTCATTGTCATCCTGGGGGTGTTGGTCTGGCTCGCCTTCCAACAGATCGCACAAAAAATTTACCTTGAGCAGGCGCAGGCGCGCGCCGACCTGATCACGGAAACCGTTGAAAACGCCCTCCCCACGCAGTGGAAGGCTTTTCTAGCGAATACCGCCACGCCAAGCGACCTTGCCGCCCTGGACAAGGTCTTCCAGGAAGAAGCCCTGCGGCGAAAATTGACGAGCCTGCGCGTATTCGATCCTTCGGGCGCCGTGATTTACGATTCAAAAGGCGCCAAGACCCCCGCTCATAAAACCTCGGCGGCGCTTTCGAAAATCATTGCCGGAGGCGGGGCGTCGGCCAGCCACATCGATCTGCCCAGCGGAGACCATTTCGAGCTGTACGTGCCCCATCGCGACGAGAGCGGTGCTTTACTCATCGTTTTCGAGCTGTTTGAACCGGCCAGCTATTCAAACGAACTTCTGATTCGAACCGCCGTGCCCGCCATCGCCGTGCCCGCCATTCTTTTGTTGGGACTGTTATGGATTCTGCGCGTTCTGGTGCTGCGCGCCCAAGGCGATATCGACCGGCGCACAAGCGCCATCGCCGAGTTGAGTCACCGCCTGGAAACTTTTGTCTCGTCAAGCGCCCTCGACGCCGCGAAGGCCGCTCACGGCGCCGATGGAATCGCCTCGAAAAATATCACGTGCACGCTGTTCCACTCCGATGTGCGCGATTTCACCAGCCTCGCCGAAACCAACAGCCCCCAGGACGTCGTTTCTTTTCTCAACGACCTGATGACGGTTCAAGTCGAAATCGTAGCCAAGCATGGCGGCGATGTCGATAAGATGATCGGCGATGCGCTGTTGGTGCGTTTCGAGGGTCCCGAACGGGAACGGCGCGCGATCTCCGCCGCCCGCGATATCTTGAACGAAGCCCGCCTCAAGAGGCTGGCTCGGGGGGTCGGTGTCGGGATTTATTCCGGAGAGGTCATCTCCGGGGCGATCGGACCCAGATCGCGGCGCGACTTCACCGTTATCGGCGACAGCGTCAATATCGCCGCACGGTTATGCTCGAACGCACGAAAAAACGAGTTGATCGTCGATACACAGACCGCGGCCCGCGCCGACATCCGCGATTTCGGCCCCCCCGACAAACTTGCCGTCAAGGGACGCAACGAGCCGCTTACCGTTCACCGCTGGACCGCCCGCCAACCCGACCGTCCGCGCTGA
- a CDS encoding adenosine kinase yields MTQTRFDVAGIGNAIVDVLAHADDAFIGKHGLNKGSMALVDDVRAEALYQDMGPGIECSGGSAANTIAGLALLGARAAFIGKVSDDQLGRVFAHDITSAGVHFATAPSKDGAPTARSMIVVTPDAERTMNTYLGACVDLNADDVDPDVIAAAKVTYMEGYLWDKDTAKEAFVKAAKIAHEAGRMVSLSLSDPFCVDRHRDSFLALVENHVDILFANEDEIMSLYRTVTFDDALQKARGHCKIAALTRSEKGSIVVSGEELHVVDAESVAKVMDTTGAGDAYAAGFLYGLTNGHGDDLALCARIGGICAGDVIAQFGARPADNLKDRLNTILGVA; encoded by the coding sequence ATGACGCAGACACGCTTCGATGTCGCGGGGATCGGCAATGCGATCGTGGACGTTCTCGCCCATGCCGATGACGCCTTTATCGGCAAGCATGGCTTAAACAAGGGGTCGATGGCCCTGGTTGACGACGTCCGCGCCGAGGCGCTGTACCAAGATATGGGACCGGGCATCGAATGCTCGGGCGGTTCGGCGGCCAATACCATCGCCGGGCTGGCGCTTTTGGGCGCGCGCGCGGCGTTCATCGGCAAGGTCAGCGACGATCAACTGGGCCGCGTCTTCGCCCACGATATCACCAGCGCGGGGGTGCATTTCGCCACCGCGCCCTCGAAAGACGGCGCGCCCACCGCGCGCAGCATGATCGTGGTTACCCCCGACGCCGAACGCACGATGAACACATATTTGGGCGCCTGCGTCGATTTGAACGCCGACGATGTCGATCCCGACGTCATCGCCGCCGCCAAGGTGACCTATATGGAAGGCTACCTTTGGGACAAGGACACCGCCAAGGAAGCCTTCGTTAAGGCCGCCAAGATCGCCCACGAGGCGGGGCGCATGGTGTCGCTGTCGCTGTCCGACCCGTTCTGCGTCGATCGTCACCGCGACAGCTTCCTCGCCCTGGTGGAAAACCACGTCGATATTCTGTTCGCCAACGAAGACGAGATCATGTCGCTGTATCGGACCGTGACCTTCGACGACGCGCTTCAGAAGGCGCGCGGTCATTGCAAGATCGCCGCCCTGACTCGCTCGGAAAAGGGCTCGATCGTGGTCAGCGGCGAGGAACTGCACGTGGTCGATGCCGAAAGCGTCGCCAAGGTGATGGACACCACCGGTGCGGGCGACGCCTACGCCGCGGGATTTTTGTACGGTTTGACCAACGGACACGGTGACGACTTGGCGCTGTGCGCGCGGATCGGCGGCATTTGCGCCGGGGACGTGATCGCTCAGTTCGGGGCGCGCCCCGCCGATAATTTGAAGGATCGCCTCAACACCATATTGGGCGTTGCCTAA